The genomic stretch ATTAACATAATATACttaaaattgtaactttgatTGAAACTTGTAAATTTTAAGAAATGATCCTTAGACCATATTAGGATAATTAGTTGACATTTTTTTATTTGGTCtaaaaagagtcacaatgacgatTTTAATGCTGGCGAGATTATTTGAACTCAGGTCATGACTCATGAGTACCATTTTTTATGACTTTAGCAACTAAACTAGTTGAAAATCTACGTTAGCTGACATTTTGTGCTATCGACCTTTTTAACCATGTTGCATCTTCACGACAAAAGAAGCATATATATACCTCATAGAAATCCTTGGAAACGATACCATGAAAGGCTTGGACGGTCATCCAATATTCACGAACCAAGCATTGCTCAATTGTTTGGGATCTACCTAGTCTAATCTGTATCAACAAAGTTCAGTGTTACATAGAATGTAAGACTCACTTGTATTTAATcctatttgaaaaaaaaaaaaaaaaaaaaaaaaaaaaaaaaaaacattgaagAGAAATTGAACAAAATCATACTAACCGATTTTAGGGCAACTTTTAAGCATAAAGGTGAGGCTGTTTTGAGCTTCTTTACAACTAAGTTACTCCATACCTTGTCTACTCCACTAGCTTTGTTTTCCTAAATAATCAATTCACGACGACATTGTTAATATCGCTATATTCAATCTTggtaccactctcctacatgctCTTATGTAGGCCCATGGTAATTTCATCATTagtgcatgtgagagggtggtaTCAAGATTGGGTACACTGATTAGTGTTGTCATCTCATATTCCTACGAGTTATTTCAAGTGAAAGCAAAAATCCGTACCAAGGCATCAATTATACCCTCAACAGTATCACATCCGAAACACTCATTTATCATCTCCATCCTATTACAGTGATCAAAACACAAGTCAATAGTCAATTTTACTTCGTATTTTAAGAAATAGATATGTAACAAGATTTTATTAGACCgaaaatctataaatattattaaaaggctagcctaaaaatgtcatatagacaatgccacattggatgaaaaaaagccacttacacaataacaatgtgacttggcaaactaatatgacgtagattatccaatttattattatattgcattaatttaattcacttatttactTAAAAAATCTATCCATATTCCATTAgatttaaatttaattaactaaaaaaactacaataaaaaaatacgcattaactataagttaataatttcaagatatttcatatggagtagtattatatgtattcggaataaaaaaaaaattgaatacataagaaattaagaacgaagaagaataaatgaagttgaaaacaaaaaaaattgtattgtcactaattcactaaTTTTTAAAAGGCATTAATTCACTATTATTGTTACTATAACTTTattgtatatagaagatgttttacggaactaattaatcgacaaatgagtattaaagatcatataaaatattttattaggaaaatgtaaaatatatggaaaagaaaatatgtatttaatttaagtaatttacaaacaaattctgtaaatacttaagtgaaattaaacactaataatataattttaaaagggtagaaataccgtatttagttcatgaaattatttcacgtaaaggataaggtttttgaaaatataaaatatatggaaaagaaaatatttatttaatttaagtaatttacaaacaaattatgTAAATATTTAAgtaaatctatacaatatagttaaaaggttagattaaatcatttaatttaatttcacatGGCATTAGCATTTAATATTTTATACCCCATAATTTCCATTAATTTTTATTGactgtttaattattgtttattagttatttGATATGATTCTTAAAAAAATTGAATGATTACTAAAAGTCCTTAcaaaaatatcattacatattgtataacatacaaataaagaaaatcaaaagacataattaatattcttaaactaaatgtatatattaaagatttgatgagctaaaaaaaaccaaaaaaaagatgtaacttaccaaaattcacataaaagtttcataatttacaattatattTCGCAGTTTAATTGAAATTTTGGAAGAGAACATAGATGTTAGCGAATCGATTAAATTTTTTCATATTAACACAACTCATAAAATAAaagtatatatttatttatttctttaaaatcAATATAATAAATAGTATAAAAAAACCTAACATTTAGTACACTTTTAAATGACATGTGATATAACCACATGATTTCAAGAAGCCATATTACAAGTCTCATCATATCGAGTTAAGATCACCTGTCCCATTTTTATGTCCCATCTTGTGTCCCATTACCTTGAGATCTTGACACATCATACTTCAAAGGATAAAAATGGCAATAATAAATAACAAGGTGTTTATGTGTCATCATCAGAAGTG from Silene latifolia isolate original U9 population chromosome 2, ASM4854445v1, whole genome shotgun sequence encodes the following:
- the LOC141641819 gene encoding 3-hydroxyisobutyryl-CoA hydrolase-like protein 1, mitochondrial, which produces MEMINECFGCDTVEGIIDALENKASGVDKVWSNLVVKKLKTASPLCLKVALKSIRLGRSQTIEQCLVREYWMTVQAFHGIVSKDFYEGVRSRLVDKTFSPQWNPTSLV